In Helianthus annuus cultivar XRQ/B chromosome 8, HanXRQr2.0-SUNRISE, whole genome shotgun sequence, a single genomic region encodes these proteins:
- the LOC110930533 gene encoding protein argonaute 1: MVRKRRTELPSAGESSESQAVQGTAAQRPPAQQQQQPQQQQGGRGRGGQGPQGGRGWAPRGGPRPQGGPLDQPPQGRGSTPRGTAPSPQGGPVYAGGPSMTQGGPLDQPQQGRGSTPRGTAPSPRGGPVYAGGPSMTPTPELHQATQAPHPSEVGSSSTLHEEMAQLSVQKDEPPVQAAPASSKSLRFPLRPGKGSFGTRCIVKANHFFAQLPDKDLHQYDVTITPEVTSRGVNRAVIAQLVKLYKVSHLGKRLPAYDGRKSLYTAGPLPFVSKDFKITLLDEDDGSGGPRREREFKVAIKLASRADLHHLGLFLQGRQADAPQEALQVLDIVLRELPTSRYTPVGRSFYDPHLGQRQPLGDGLESWRGFYQSIRPTQMGLSLNIDMSSTAFIEPLPVIDFVTQLLNRDVSARPLSDSDRVKIKKALRGVKVEVTHRGNMRRKYRISGLTAQATRELNFPVDERGTMKSVVEYFRETYGFAIQHVQWPCLQVGNTQRPNYLPMEVCKIVEGQRYSKRLNERQITALLKVTCQRPQDRERDILKTVTHNNYDNDDYAKEFGIKISRNLASVEARILPPPWLKYHDTGREKDCLPQVGQWNMMNKKMVNGGRVASWICINFARNVQDNTAHTFCKELAQMCTISGMAFNPDPVLPALSGRPEHVERVLKGRFHDAMTKLQPQKRELDLLIVILPDNNGSLYGDLKRICETELGIVSQCCLTKHVFKMSKQYLANVALKINVKVGGRNTVLRDAISRRIPNVSDVPTIIFGADVTHPHPGEDSSPSIAAVVASQDWPEITKYAGLVCAQAHRQELIQDLFKEWQDPNKGKMSGGMIKELLISFHRATGQKPQRIIFYRDGVSEGQFYQVLLYELDAIRKACASLEPNYQPPVTFVVVQKRHHTRLFANSHQDRNSTDRSGNILPGTVVDSKICHPTEFDFYLCSHAGIQGTSRPAHYHVLWDENKFQADALQTLTNNLCYTYARCTRSVSIVPPAYYAHLAAFRARFYMEADTSDSGSMTSGRGMQQGGRTTRVPGSNAAVRPLPALKPNVKRVMFYC; this comes from the exons ATGGTGAGGAAGAGGAGAACCGAGCTTCCAAGTGCAGGAGAGAGTTCCGAGTCTCAGGCTGTGCAAGGGACGGCTGCCCAACGTCCACCAgcacaacagcaacagcagccgcagcagcagcaggGTGGACGGGGCCGAGGTGGTCAAGGACCACAGGGTGGAAGAGGGTGGGCTCCAAGGGGTGGACCGCGTCCACAGGGTGGGCCACTGGATCAACCACCGCAAGGGAGAGGGTCGACTCCTAGAGGAACTGCACCGTCTCCGCAAGGTGGGCCTGTGTATGCTGGTGGACCTTCAATGACACAGGGTGGGCCACTGGATCAACCACAGCAAGGGAGAGGGTCGACTCCTAGAGGAACTGCACCGTCTCCGCGAGGTGGGCCTGTGTATGCTGGTGGACCTTCAATGACACCAACTCCCGAGCTGCACCAAGCTACACAGGCTCCCCACCCTTCTGAAGTGGGCTCATCTAGCACCCTACATGAGGAAATGGCTCAGCTCTCTGTTCAGAAAGACGAGCCCCCTGTTCAAGCTGCACCTGCTTCTAGCAAATCACTGAGATTTCCTTTACGCCCAGGAAAAGGTAGCTTCGGAACAAGGTGCATTGTTAAGGCCAATCATTTTTTTGCTCAACTGCCTGACAAGGATTTACACCAGTATGAT GTTACTATTACCCCTGAAGTGACCTCTCGTGGTGTAAATCGAGCTGTGATAGCACAGCTGGTCAAGCTTTATAAGGTTTCTCATCTTGGGAAGCGGCTTCCTGCATATGATGGAAGAAAGAGTCTGTATACAGCTGGCCCTCTCCCTTTTGTCTCAAAAGACTTTAAAATTACCCTACTTGATGAAGATGATGGGTCAGGTGGCCCCAGGAGAGAGAGGGAGTTCAAAGTTGCAATCAAGTTGGCTTCACGTGCTGACTTGCATCACCTAGGATTGTTTTTGCAGGGAAGGCAAGCTGATGCTCCACAAGAAGCACTTCAGGTGCTGGATATTGTCCTTCGCGAGTTGCCCACTAGCCG GTACACACCCGTGGGCCGATCGTTCTATGACCCTCATCTGGGGCAAAGGCAACCGTTGGGTGACGGGCTGGAAAGTTGGCGTGGCTTCTATCAGAGCATACGCCCTACTCAGATGGGGCTGTCCCTCAATATTG ATATGTCCTCAACTGCCTTCATTGAGCCCCTGCCTGTAATTGACTTTGTAACCCAGCTTCTGAACAGGGACGTCTCAGCAAGACCGTTATCTGATTCTGATCGGGTTAAG ATTAAAAAAGCACTAAGAGGAGTCAAGGTTGAAGTTACGCACCGTGGTAACATGCGTAGGAAGTATCGCATATCTGGGTTAACTGCTCAGGCAACACGAGAACTCAA TTTTCCAGTGGATGAAAGAGGTACAATGAAATCTGTGGTGGAGTACTTCCGCGAGACATATGGTTTCGCTATCCAACACGTACAATGGCCATGCCTGCAAGTGGGAAATACTCAGAGACCGAACTATTTGCCTATGGAG GTGTGCAAGATTGTTGAGGGTCAAAGGTACTCAAAGAGGCTGAATGAGAGACAAATTACGGCCCTACTGAAAGTCACCTGCCAGCGTCCTCAGGATAGAGAGAGGGACATCCTAAAG ACAGTGACTCACAATAATTATGATAATGATGACTATGCAAAGGAGTTTGGGATTAAAATTAGTAGGAACTTGGCCTCTGTTGAAGCTAGGATACTGCCTCCACCTTGG CTCAAGTACCATGACACGGGCCGTGAGAAGGACTGTTTGCCTCAAGTAGGTCAATGGAATATGATGAATAAG AAAATGGTTAATGGGGGGAGAGTTGCCAGCTGGATATGCATAAATTTCGCCCGCAATGTGCAAGATAATACTGCTCATACGTTCTGCAAAGAGCTTGCCCAAATGTGTACTATTTCTGGCATG GCATTTAATCCAGATCCCGTGCTTCCAGCACTTAGTGGTCGTCCTGAACACGTGGAGAGGGTGTTGAAAGGTCGTTTCCATGATGCCATGACTAAGCTTCAACCTCAAAAAAGGGAGCTTGATTTGCTCATAGTCATTCTCCCAGACAACAATGGCTCGCTTTATG GTGATCTGAAACGAATCTGTGAGACCGAACTTGGGATTGTTTCTCAGTGTTGTCTGACAAAACATGTGTTTAAGATGAGTAAGCAGTACCTGGCAAACGTTGCTTTGAAGATTAATGTGAAGGTTGGAGGAAGGAACACGGTCCTTCGTGATGCAATCTCAAGGAGAATCCCTAACGTCAGCGATGTTCCTACTATCATCTTTGGGGCTGATGTTACACATCCCCACCCGGGGGAAGATTCAAGCCCCTCAATTGCAGCT GTTGTTGCTTCTCAGGATTGGCCTGAGATAACAAAGTATGCTGGATTGGTTTGTGCACAAGCCCACCGCCAAGAACTTATCCAAGATCTATTCAAGGAATGGCAAGACCCAAACAAAGGCAAAATGTCTGGCGGCATGATCAA GGAGCTCCTCATATCTTTCCATAGAGCAACTGGGCAAAAGCCACAACGAATTATTTTCTATAG GGATGGGGTGAGTGAAGGCCAGTTTTATCAAGTTCTACTTTATGAGCTTGATGCGATTCGTAAG GCATGTGCATCACTGGAGCCAAATTATCAGCCTCCGGTAACATTTGTGGTGGTGCAAAAACGTCATCACACCAGGTTATTTGCCAACAGCCATCAAGATCGCAATTCTACTGACAGGAGCGGAAATATTCTGCCAG GCACGGTTGTGGATTCCAAGATATGTCATCCTACAGAGTTTGATTTCTACCTGTGCAGCCATGCTGGCATTCAA GGTACTAGCCGCCCAGCCCATTACCATGTGCTCTGGGATGAGAACAAGTTTCAAGCTGATGCTCTACAGACGCTAACAAATAATCTCTGCTACAC ATATGCAAGGTGCACACGTTCTGTCTCCATTG TACCACCGGCCTACTATGCTCATCTCGCTGCCTTTCGAGCGCGCTTTTACATGGAGGCGGACACATCAGACAGTGGTTCTATGACTAGTGGTCGTGGGATGCAGCAGGGCGGAAGGACCACACGTGTGCCAGGGTCTAATGCTGCGGTTAGACCACTCCCTGCCCTCAAGCCGAATGTCAAGCGTGTTATGTTTTACTGTTAA